The following are encoded together in the Zingiber officinale cultivar Zhangliang chromosome 8A, Zo_v1.1, whole genome shotgun sequence genome:
- the LOC122011311 gene encoding uncharacterized protein LOC122011311, with protein sequence MDKEWIHLPSRLVPEYEEGVQKFLTQARNYAKTREVILCPCKHCKNKKYMKFDQVYDHLIINGFNPSYTIWVFHGETYTPNFQGQSSSRGVQEEEDETREAYNLYKDAFAFDESVDHTMSEARDYEFADLLVDAETPLFPGCTTYTKLSAIVTLYNFKSTNGHTDNSFNELLKILGDMLPEKNTLPKDVYSMRKLLKPFDLGYEKIHACPNDCCLFRKELKDLDSCPKCGSSRWKVDKVTTKVCKGVPEKVLRYFPVIPRLKRMFKSEQKAEDLIWHSNHKSHDHMMRHPVDSSFGSNHRSRLLHRILEISGLVLQQMDSTLLVILVLDIVVGQLF encoded by the coding sequence ATGGATAAGGAATGGATCCATCTTCCTTCAAGGCTTGTACCCGAGTATGAAGAAGGGGTTCAAAAATTTCTTACACAAGCTCGAAACTATGCCAAAACACGTGAAGTAATCTTATGTCCTTGCAAACATTGCAAAAATAAGaagtatatgaaatttgaccaagtgtaCGATCACTTAATTATTAATGGATTCAATCCTTCTTACACAATTTGGGTCTTCCATGGTGAAACTTATACTCCAAATTTTCAAGGTCAAAGTAGTTCAAGAGGAGTTCAGGAAGAGGAGGATGAAACTAGAGAGGCATATAACTTATATAAAGATGCCTTTGCCTTTGATGAAAGCGTTGACCACACTATGTCTGAGGCAAGAGATTATGAATTTGCTGATTTATTAGTAGATGCAGAAACTCCTCTCTTCCCTGGTTGTACAACTTACACGAAGTTGTCAGCAATCGTTACATTATACAATTTCAAGTCTACAAATGGTCACACTGACAATAGTTTCAATGAGCTCCTTAAGATCTTAGGTGACATGCTTCCAGAAAAAAACACGCTTCCAAAGGATGTTTACTCAATGAGAAAGTTGTTAAAACCATTTGATTTAGGATATGAGAAGATTCATGCATGCCCAAATGACTGTTGTCTATTTAGAAAGGAGCTTAAAGATTTGGACTCATGTCCAAAGTGTGGTTCTTCAAGATGGAAGGTAGACAAAGTCACCACCAAAGTTTGTAAAGGAGTTCCTGAAAAGGTGCTACGATATTTTCCTGTGATACCAAGATTGAAAAGGATGTTTAAATCAGAACAAAAGGCTGAAGACTTGATTTGGCATTCCAACCATAAAAGTCATGATCATATGATGCGTCATCCAGTTGATTCTAGCTTTGGATCAAATCATAGAAGCCGCCTTTTGCATCGGATCCTAGAAATCTCCGGCTTGGTCTTGCAACAGATGGATTCAACCCTTTTGGTGATCTTAGTTctagatatagttgttggccagttattttaG